One genomic window of Nakamurella panacisegetis includes the following:
- a CDS encoding NAD(P)/FAD-dependent oxidoreductase has translation MTDSSAPVRIVTARRRPHVVIVGGGMAGLMTLRGLRKADVDITLVDRHTYNAFQPLLYQVATAGLNPGDVTFFLRAARMSQRNVSFRQGEVVGLDHEKQRITFGDGGEMAYDYLVLCTGATTNYFGTKGAEENTMAIYTRAQALKLRDSIFTNLEHAAASATGEDLSIVVVGAGPTGVEMAGALAELRNDAMASIYPELDPRRTHIVLVEMTNKVLGPFDVKLQEFAARALRERGVELKLGTSVAEVRPDGVEFGTGEFLKAGVIVWATGVTIPKAVAGWGLPQGRGGRITVDNELRVIGVKNIFAAGDLAVTPDPLPQLGTPAQQQGLHIGKGIASLIAGRPLHGFKYHDKGTMATIGRRAAVVDIKLAGKSIKYTGTLAWLTWMLLHIWLLLGNRNRLATFVNLFTKYLAPSRRTNPIVGDVPVFEQRGEGEITK, from the coding sequence ATGACAGACAGCAGCGCACCCGTTCGGATCGTCACGGCCCGGAGGCGCCCCCACGTCGTCATCGTCGGCGGTGGCATGGCCGGGTTGATGACGTTGCGCGGTCTGCGCAAAGCCGATGTCGACATCACGCTGGTGGACCGTCACACCTACAACGCCTTCCAGCCGTTGCTGTACCAGGTGGCCACGGCCGGCCTGAACCCCGGCGACGTCACCTTCTTCCTGCGTGCCGCGCGCATGTCGCAGCGGAACGTCAGCTTCCGTCAGGGCGAGGTCGTCGGTCTGGACCACGAGAAGCAGCGGATCACCTTCGGTGACGGCGGCGAGATGGCCTACGACTACCTGGTGCTGTGCACCGGCGCCACGACGAACTACTTCGGCACCAAGGGCGCCGAAGAGAACACGATGGCGATCTACACCCGCGCCCAGGCCCTCAAGCTGCGCGACAGCATCTTCACCAACCTCGAACACGCCGCCGCCTCGGCCACCGGAGAGGACCTGTCCATCGTCGTCGTCGGTGCCGGCCCGACCGGGGTCGAGATGGCCGGCGCGCTGGCCGAGCTCCGCAACGACGCGATGGCGTCGATCTACCCCGAACTGGACCCGCGGCGCACCCACATCGTGCTGGTCGAGATGACCAACAAGGTTCTCGGCCCGTTCGACGTGAAGTTGCAGGAGTTCGCCGCCCGCGCCCTGCGCGAGCGCGGCGTCGAGCTCAAGCTGGGCACCTCGGTGGCCGAGGTCCGCCCGGACGGAGTGGAGTTCGGGACCGGCGAGTTCCTCAAGGCCGGCGTGATCGTCTGGGCCACCGGCGTGACGATCCCGAAGGCCGTCGCCGGCTGGGGCCTTCCCCAGGGCCGCGGCGGCCGGATCACCGTCGACAACGAACTGCGCGTCATCGGCGTCAAGAACATCTTCGCGGCCGGAGACCTGGCGGTCACGCCGGATCCGCTGCCGCAGCTGGGCACCCCGGCGCAACAGCAGGGCCTGCACATCGGCAAGGGCATCGCCTCCCTGATCGCCGGACGCCCGTTGCACGGCTTCAAGTACCACGACAAGGGCACCATGGCCACGATCGGCCGCCGCGCCGCCGTCGTGGACATCAAGCTTGCCGGCAAGTCCATCAAGTACACCGGCACCCTGGCCTGGCTGACCTGGATGCTGCTGCACATCTGGCTGCTGCTGGGCAACCGGAACCGGTTGGCCACCTTCGTCAACCTGTTCACCAAGTACCTGGCCCCGTCGCGCCGGACCAACCCGATCGTCGGTGACGTGCCGGTGTTCGAGCAGCGCGGCGAGGGTGAGATCACCAAGTAG
- a CDS encoding DUF998 domain-containing protein, protein MSAGAARTSENLLIVGRVAAVASLVLCLLIQYLNHDFFPPDVSVSQYGVGPRGWVFTTWTAVVALAALTLRAGGSMNEHHVGYWLGAGSFGLVLMGIVRTDAGGLQQSFHAKVHMGASILALVALPIGMALAMDHACAWLRRSAWIFVVLGAVALVMVLVSAAGVATPGLDAPHSWAMWQAVAVTLDMLLLAAFAWASLPGNHDEVRRDASVARAGQRTD, encoded by the coding sequence GTGAGTGCGGGCGCTGCTCGCACGTCGGAGAACCTGCTGATCGTCGGTCGGGTGGCGGCCGTCGCCAGCCTGGTGCTCTGCTTGCTCATCCAATACCTCAACCATGACTTCTTCCCGCCGGATGTCTCGGTGTCGCAGTACGGCGTCGGTCCTCGTGGTTGGGTCTTCACCACCTGGACGGCCGTCGTGGCGCTGGCCGCGCTGACCTTGCGCGCCGGCGGGAGCATGAACGAGCACCATGTTGGGTACTGGCTCGGAGCAGGCAGCTTCGGGCTGGTGTTGATGGGCATAGTGCGCACCGATGCCGGCGGCTTGCAGCAGTCGTTCCACGCGAAAGTGCACATGGGAGCGTCGATCCTGGCGTTGGTCGCACTCCCGATCGGCATGGCCCTGGCCATGGACCATGCCTGTGCCTGGTTACGGCGCTCCGCGTGGATCTTCGTCGTACTCGGGGCGGTGGCCCTGGTCATGGTCCTGGTCTCGGCGGCCGGAGTGGCGACGCCCGGCCTCGACGCGCCGCATTCCTGGGCCATGTGGCAGGCCGTGGCCGTCACGCTGGACATGCTGTTGCTCGCCGCGTTCGCCTGGGCCAGCCTGCCCGGCAACCACGACGAGGTTCGCCGGGATGCCTCGGTCGCCCGGGCCGGGCAGCGGACCGACTGA
- a CDS encoding P1 family peptidase — protein sequence MEYPAGPTNSLLDVAGLRVGQFDRRDDGHLTGTTVVLAPDGGMTAGVDVRGGAPGTRETDLLHPTATAQRIHAVVLTGGSAYGLAAADGVATTLGAAGVGVELPGIEGVVPIVPAAVIFDLGRGGRFDARPGPEFGRRATSAAGGKVQMGCVGAGLGAVTAGIKGGLGTASATLPDGTVVAALVVTNAVGSPIDPRTGELLGARLLLAADGPTLRRPSEGDRDAIAAVIAAAGPELRTPSITDTTIGVVATSASLTKAQCAKMAATAHDGLARALNPVHTQFDGDTLFAASLPDGPVPDPIGFHHILCAAADVVTRALVRGLLTADTVQTPAGMWRSYRDLVPSAVM from the coding sequence ATGGAGTACCCGGCCGGACCGACCAACTCGTTGCTCGACGTCGCGGGACTGCGCGTCGGGCAGTTCGACCGCCGCGACGACGGCCACCTGACCGGCACCACCGTCGTCCTGGCGCCGGACGGCGGGATGACGGCCGGGGTCGACGTGCGAGGCGGGGCGCCCGGCACGCGGGAAACGGATCTGCTACATCCCACGGCGACCGCCCAGCGGATCCACGCAGTCGTCCTGACCGGCGGGAGCGCCTACGGCCTGGCCGCCGCCGACGGGGTCGCGACCACTCTGGGTGCGGCCGGGGTCGGGGTGGAACTCCCGGGCATCGAGGGTGTGGTGCCCATCGTGCCGGCGGCGGTCATCTTCGACCTGGGCCGGGGTGGCCGGTTCGACGCCCGACCCGGCCCGGAGTTCGGCCGTCGGGCGACGTCGGCCGCGGGCGGGAAGGTCCAGATGGGTTGTGTCGGAGCCGGTCTCGGTGCGGTGACGGCCGGCATCAAGGGCGGGCTGGGTACCGCGTCGGCGACCCTCCCCGACGGGACGGTGGTCGCCGCCCTGGTGGTCACCAACGCGGTCGGCTCGCCGATCGATCCGCGGACCGGGGAACTGCTCGGCGCCCGCCTGCTGCTGGCCGCGGACGGGCCGACCCTCCGGCGCCCCTCCGAGGGTGACCGGGACGCGATCGCGGCCGTCATCGCGGCCGCCGGGCCGGAGCTTCGCACTCCGTCGATCACCGACACCACGATCGGGGTGGTCGCCACCAGCGCGTCGCTGACCAAGGCCCAGTGCGCGAAGATGGCCGCGACAGCCCACGACGGCCTGGCCCGCGCGCTCAACCCGGTGCACACCCAGTTCGACGGCGACACGCTATTCGCCGCGTCCCTACCCGACGGCCCGGTCCCGGATCCGATCGGGTTCCACCACATTCTGTGCGCCGCAGCCGATGTCGTGACCCGAGCGCTGGTCCGTGGTCTCCTCACCGCTGACACCGTGCAGACGCCGGCCGGAATGTGGCGCAGCTATCGAGATCTGGTCCCGTCTGCGGTGATGTAG
- a CDS encoding M20 family metallopeptidase, whose amino-acid sequence MTRAFDVDAVVALAQALVRLPTAVAPGVEEVETAAAALLADTMRGFGWAVTVDDVECGRPNVVAVIDGTGPGRTLMFEGHVDVVTPGEVDSWSFPPYSGDVVDGRLLGRGSADMKAGVAAMIHAARAVQQQGFPGRIIVGILADEEGMMLGAKDFARSDLAGSGIDGVIVCEPEGGEVCAVAKGAIRMRVDLQGVMAHGAMPHQGRNSLPALGSLLMGLSELERQISESVGSHPHLGNFYLTPTVLAAGDPSQVNVIPASASVWLDIRTIPGVGHQGLLHLITRLAEQIADDAGLTVAITVIDDRPPVNTPETADVVRALVLAHETVTGRPAVLGGVPGTTDGTILTRDAGLETVVYGPGGKWIAHTKDEFVAVEDILTCTEVYIEAALRFLDAPRPN is encoded by the coding sequence ATGACTCGCGCATTTGATGTTGACGCCGTCGTCGCCCTGGCCCAGGCGCTGGTGCGACTGCCGACCGCCGTCGCCCCCGGGGTCGAGGAGGTCGAGACGGCCGCGGCCGCACTGTTGGCCGACACCATGCGTGGCTTCGGGTGGGCGGTGACGGTGGACGACGTCGAGTGTGGCCGGCCCAATGTGGTCGCCGTCATCGACGGAACGGGCCCCGGGCGCACGCTGATGTTCGAAGGTCACGTCGACGTCGTGACTCCGGGTGAGGTCGACTCGTGGTCGTTCCCGCCGTACTCGGGGGACGTCGTCGACGGCCGGTTGCTCGGACGCGGCTCGGCCGACATGAAGGCCGGTGTGGCCGCGATGATCCACGCTGCGCGGGCGGTCCAGCAGCAGGGCTTCCCCGGGCGGATCATCGTCGGCATACTCGCCGACGAGGAGGGAATGATGTTGGGCGCCAAAGACTTCGCCCGGTCCGACCTGGCCGGGTCCGGCATCGACGGTGTCATCGTCTGCGAACCCGAGGGCGGCGAGGTCTGCGCGGTGGCCAAGGGGGCGATCCGGATGCGCGTCGACCTGCAGGGTGTGATGGCGCACGGCGCGATGCCCCACCAGGGCCGCAACTCGTTGCCGGCATTGGGATCACTGCTGATGGGCCTGTCGGAGTTGGAGCGTCAGATCAGCGAATCCGTCGGGAGCCACCCGCATCTGGGCAACTTCTACCTGACGCCCACGGTGCTGGCGGCCGGCGATCCCAGCCAGGTCAACGTCATTCCGGCGTCGGCGTCGGTCTGGCTCGACATCCGCACCATCCCGGGCGTCGGCCATCAGGGCCTTCTGCACCTGATCACCCGGCTCGCGGAGCAGATCGCCGACGACGCCGGCCTGACCGTCGCGATCACGGTCATCGACGACCGCCCGCCGGTGAACACCCCGGAAACCGCCGACGTGGTCCGCGCCCTCGTGCTCGCCCACGAGACCGTGACCGGACGTCCGGCCGTCCTGGGCGGAGTGCCCGGTACCACCGACGGCACGATCCTGACCAGGGACGCGGGGCTGGAAACGGTGGTCTACGGGCCGGGCGGCAAATGGATCGCCCACACCAAGGACGAGTTCGTGGCAGTCGAGGACATCCTGACCTGCACCGAGGTCTACATCGAGGCGGCCCTGCGCTTCCTGGACGCTCCGCGGCCGAACTGA
- a CDS encoding HNH endonuclease yields MASAPHLVEQQPAAAPSTAPNIGSTADPGAARLAELIAAVKALDADASDADLIARIAVLEQLKASCAAAQARLTHTFALQHTTRVSAHIADEDSRRYRADRATDSIARQIALARRQSPWHGRQLLTLATALQTDLRHTRAALEAGRTTEQRALAVVTELACLTGADRRIADAAIAPQLPHLGNQSTAATARGLAARLDPAAVLGKIRGAVADRHVTLRPAPHTMTRLSALLPVAHGVAVHAALHQAVAATTTAPGGDPRSRGQIMADELISRITGGAITGCDPYGVPTHTPTDTRTSTQTQTPSSSVGGQPADQPDRPHTVAANTCSNGDAVDDGLRADADERGATPEVAGVDVTTVNAAASDDECAIESEIAGGVEVAAQGEIAPATQGEIRPATVGGAASAEGQQYTGSNRARIDRTATDRICECSAGQAGKAKEPPGIQLRIIMTDRALFGDDNEPAHLHGYGPIPAPIARALLAGHAGSGTKTWIKRLYTDPTGTQLLTTDARTRLFPAAVADFIQNRDQTCRTPWCDAPIRHIDHITPHTRGGPTTITNAQGLCEACNLAKENPLWHTTRQPDGNITTHTPANHAYVSRPPSPPRSTPWTEQQPLPPGWIHIVTPAHHKYRRVA; encoded by the coding sequence ATGGCATCAGCGCCGCATCTCGTCGAGCAGCAGCCCGCTGCTGCCCCGTCGACGGCGCCGAACATCGGGAGTACCGCAGATCCTGGTGCGGCGCGGCTGGCCGAGTTGATCGCCGCGGTCAAGGCCCTGGACGCCGACGCGTCCGACGCCGACCTGATCGCCCGGATCGCCGTCTTGGAACAGTTGAAAGCCAGCTGCGCCGCCGCCCAAGCCCGGCTGACCCACACCTTCGCCCTGCAACACACCACCCGCGTGTCGGCGCACATCGCCGACGAGGACTCCCGCCGCTACCGAGCCGACCGCGCCACCGACAGCATCGCCCGACAGATCGCACTGGCCCGCCGGCAATCACCCTGGCACGGCCGACAACTGCTCACCTTGGCCACCGCGCTGCAGACCGACCTCCGTCACACCCGCGCCGCACTGGAGGCGGGACGTACCACCGAACAGCGGGCTCTGGCCGTAGTCACCGAACTGGCCTGCCTCACGGGCGCCGACCGGCGCATCGCCGACGCGGCGATCGCCCCCCAACTACCCCACCTGGGCAACCAGAGCACCGCGGCTACGGCCCGCGGCCTGGCCGCCCGTCTGGACCCGGCTGCCGTGCTGGGCAAGATCCGCGGCGCTGTCGCCGACCGGCACGTCACCCTGCGCCCCGCACCGCACACCATGACCCGACTGTCCGCACTGCTGCCGGTCGCCCACGGCGTCGCGGTCCATGCCGCCCTGCACCAAGCAGTCGCCGCCACCACCACCGCCCCGGGAGGGGACCCCCGCAGCCGCGGACAGATCATGGCCGATGAACTGATCAGCCGCATCACCGGCGGCGCCATCACTGGCTGCGATCCCTACGGCGTCCCCACCCACACCCCGACCGACACCCGCACCTCCACCCAGACCCAGACCCCAAGCAGCAGCGTCGGTGGCCAACCAGCCGACCAGCCAGATCGGCCCCACACCGTCGCCGCGAACACGTGCAGCAACGGCGATGCCGTCGACGACGGCCTGCGCGCAGACGCGGACGAACGCGGAGCAACTCCCGAGGTCGCCGGCGTCGATGTCACCACTGTCAACGCCGCCGCGAGCGACGACGAATGCGCCATTGAGTCCGAGATCGCGGGTGGTGTCGAGGTCGCCGCCCAGGGCGAGATAGCCCCCGCGACCCAGGGCGAGATCCGCCCCGCGACCGTGGGCGGGGCTGCATCCGCCGAAGGGCAGCAGTACACCGGCTCCAACAGGGCCCGCATCGACCGGACCGCCACCGACAGAATTTGCGAGTGCTCGGCGGGCCAGGCTGGCAAGGCGAAAGAACCACCCGGGATCCAACTACGGATCATCATGACCGACCGTGCCCTGTTCGGCGACGACAATGAACCGGCCCACCTGCACGGATACGGACCCATCCCCGCGCCCATCGCCCGAGCTCTGCTGGCCGGCCACGCCGGCTCCGGCACCAAGACGTGGATCAAACGGCTCTACACCGACCCCACCGGCACCCAGCTACTCACCACCGACGCCCGAACCCGGCTCTTCCCAGCGGCCGTCGCCGATTTCATCCAGAACCGCGACCAGACCTGCCGCACTCCGTGGTGCGACGCCCCCATCCGACACATCGACCACATCACGCCCCACACCCGCGGCGGTCCGACCACCATCACCAACGCCCAAGGCCTCTGTGAAGCCTGCAACCTCGCCAAAGAGAACCCTCTCTGGCACACCACCCGCCAGCCCGACGGCAACATCACCACCCACACCCCCGCCAACCACGCCTACGTCAGCCGGCCACCCTCACCGCCACGCTCGACACCCTGGACCGAGCAGCAACCGCTACCGCCCGGCTGGATCCACATCGTCACACCCGCGCACCACAAGTACAGACGGGTTGCCTGA
- a CDS encoding SPFH domain-containing protein gives MVAVLAIIIVIRSVKVIPQAQAAVVERLGRFHKTNSAGLVWLAPFLDRIRARIDLREQVVSFPPQPVITEDNLTVSIDTVVYFQVTDPRAAVYEIANYIVAVEQLTTTTLRNVVGGMNLEQTLTSRDAINGQLRGVLDEATGKWGIRVARVELKAIDPPPSIQDSMEKQMRADRDKRAMILTAEGQRESSIKTAEGQKQAAVLTAEGAKQASILAAEGERQSRILRAQGERAARYLQAQGQAKAIEKVFAAVKAGKPTPELLAYQYLQTLPQMAQGDANKVWMIPSDFGNALEGFAKMLGAKGDDGVFRYEPPADDPNAPTSRPGDIDDDVADWFAGTSAAEVAEAVRQAEREAQLTIADQDAIRSAGERADADAARAAAARALAAPPYRAPATPAVEASRPPAPPSTGAHYLPPGNPGYPPPGQPQPGPGQPGQPPSAGPPAWYQAPPEGAPRRAPEPPPEQWTPGESRH, from the coding sequence ATCGTCGCCGTTCTGGCGATCATCATCGTCATCAGATCGGTCAAGGTCATCCCACAGGCCCAGGCGGCGGTGGTCGAGCGGCTGGGCCGGTTCCACAAGACGAACAGTGCCGGGTTGGTCTGGCTGGCCCCGTTCCTGGATCGGATCCGCGCCCGGATCGATCTGCGTGAACAGGTGGTCTCCTTCCCGCCGCAGCCGGTGATCACCGAGGACAACTTGACGGTGTCCATCGACACGGTCGTGTATTTCCAGGTCACCGATCCGCGAGCAGCCGTCTACGAGATCGCCAACTACATCGTCGCGGTCGAGCAGTTGACCACCACCACCCTTCGGAACGTCGTCGGCGGTATGAACCTGGAACAGACGCTGACCAGCCGCGACGCCATCAACGGGCAGCTCCGTGGAGTGCTCGACGAGGCCACCGGCAAGTGGGGCATCCGGGTCGCGCGGGTCGAACTGAAGGCGATCGACCCGCCGCCGTCGATCCAGGATTCGATGGAGAAGCAGATGCGCGCCGACCGGGACAAGCGCGCGATGATCCTGACCGCCGAAGGTCAGCGTGAGTCGTCGATCAAGACGGCGGAGGGCCAGAAGCAGGCCGCTGTGCTGACCGCCGAGGGCGCGAAGCAGGCGTCGATCCTGGCCGCCGAGGGTGAGCGTCAGTCGCGGATCCTGCGGGCGCAGGGCGAACGGGCGGCGCGTTACCTGCAGGCTCAGGGTCAGGCCAAGGCGATCGAGAAGGTCTTCGCAGCGGTGAAGGCCGGCAAGCCGACTCCGGAGTTGCTGGCCTACCAGTACCTGCAGACCCTGCCGCAGATGGCTCAGGGTGACGCCAACAAGGTCTGGATGATTCCCAGCGACTTCGGAAACGCGCTCGAAGGATTCGCAAAGATGTTGGGCGCCAAGGGCGATGACGGTGTGTTCCGGTACGAACCACCGGCCGACGACCCGAATGCCCCCACCTCTCGTCCAGGGGACATCGATGACGATGTGGCCGATTGGTTCGCCGGAACGTCGGCGGCCGAGGTGGCCGAGGCGGTCAGGCAGGCCGAGCGCGAGGCTCAGCTGACTATCGCCGATCAAGACGCCATCCGGTCAGCGGGGGAGCGGGCCGATGCCGACGCCGCTCGGGCCGCCGCCGCTCGGGCCCTGGCCGCACCGCCTTACCGGGCTCCGGCCACGCCGGCGGTCGAGGCTTCGCGTCCACCGGCTCCGCCCTCGACCGGAGCGCACTACCTCCCGCCCGGAAACCCCGGCTATCCACCGCCCGGTCAGCCTCAACCGGGGCCCGGTCAGCCGGGTCAGCCGCCGTCGGCCGGGCCGCCGGCCTGGTACCAGGCACCGCCTGAGGGCGCACCGCGGCGGGCGCCGGAACCTCCGCCGGAGCAGTGGACGCCAGGGGAGTCACGCCACTGA
- a CDS encoding NfeD family protein, which yields MPAWVWFSGAVLLSLAELLGGEFVLLMLGGGALLAAGVALIAPDLLWLQLIVFALTSVGLVIGARPPLLRRFHGPSQIRTGIDAVIGSKATVVSTVDASGGQVKIGGEVWSAQGVDGHRPLPPGTPVTVVEVRGATAVVIWGP from the coding sequence ATGCCGGCCTGGGTGTGGTTCAGCGGAGCAGTTCTGCTGTCGCTGGCTGAACTGCTGGGTGGCGAGTTCGTGCTGCTCATGCTGGGTGGGGGCGCGCTGCTGGCGGCCGGGGTGGCGTTGATCGCGCCGGACCTGTTGTGGCTGCAGCTGATCGTATTCGCGCTGACCAGCGTCGGGTTGGTGATCGGAGCCCGGCCACCGCTCTTGCGCCGGTTCCACGGTCCGTCCCAGATCCGCACCGGCATCGACGCGGTGATCGGATCGAAGGCGACGGTCGTGTCGACGGTCGACGCGTCGGGCGGGCAGGTGAAGATCGGCGGTGAGGTGTGGTCGGCCCAAGGGGTTGACGGGCACCGGCCGCTGCCACCGGGTACTCCGGTCACGGTGGTCGAGGTGCGTGGCGCGACAGCGGTTGTCATTTGGGGACCCTGA